The Arachidicoccus terrestris genome includes the window ACCCGAAAATAAAGGATTTTGTTCCCGTTGCAAAGCTCGAGGATATCGTATTTGGTGGCTGGGATGTATATGAGGATAATGTATATCAGGCAGCTAGTGTGGCCAAAGTACTGGATCAGCATTTACTGGATTCAATTAAGGATGAGTTGGAACAGATCGCTCCGATGAAGGCGGTATTTGACAAAAGCTATGTAGAGAATCTGGATGGGCACCATGTAAAAACCGCGGATTCTAAATGGGATCTGGCACAACAGACGATCAAAGATATCCAGGATTTTAAAGAAAAAAATGGCCTTAACCGTATTGTGGTCATCTGGTGTGGTTCTACTGAGAAATACTTTGAACCCTCTGAAATCCATGAAACTGTAGAAGCTTTTGAAGCAGCACTGAAAAACAACGATGACAGGATCGCTCCCAGCATGATCTATGCCTATGCTGCGTTGGTACAGGGCATCCCGTATGTTAATGGTGCGCCTAACCTAACTGTTGATACGCGTGCGCTGGTACAATTGTCTAAAGATACGAATACGCCAATTGCCGGTAAAGACTTCAAGACAGGACAAACTTTAATGAAAACCATTCTGGCTCCAGGCCTGGAGGCACGTTCTTTAGGCGTCAGAGGCTGGTTCTCCACCAATATCCTGGGTAACAGAGATGGACTGGTGCTGGACAGACCAGAAAATTTCAAAACCAAAGAAGTTTCGAAATTAGGTGTGCTGGAAGATATCCTGCGTCCTGACCTGCATCCTGAATTATATGGTGATCTGTATCATAAGATCCGTATCAACTATTATCCTCCACACGGTGATAACAAAGAAAGCTGGGATAACATTGATATCTTTGGCTGGTTAGGTTACCCGATGCAGATCAAAATCAATTTCCTGTGCCGAGATTCAATTCTGGCAGCACCGGTTGCGCTGGATCTGGCGCTGTTTGCTGATCTGGCCAAACGTGCAGGTATGAAAGGCATTCAGGAATGGTTATCCTTCTATCTGAAATCTCCTCAGACAAAAGAAGGGTTGCGTCCGGAAAATGACATTTTTAAACAATTGATCAAATTGCAGAATACTTTACGCTATATGATGGGTGAAGAACTGATCACACATCTGGGTCTGGATTATTATGAAGAAGATGAAGCGTAAATAAATGATTTTTCCGATGTTCTTTGAACAGTGGAAAAATCGATCTAAACAAGGTATACTGATTTGTATATAAAACAGTTGGATTCATCCGCCATCTGTTCCGGTAAGGGAATGGAGCCCTTAGCAGAAGTAAACTCAGATGGCGGATCACCTTGTTTAATGAACTAAATAGAACAGAAGTTTAGATAGTGATATCTACTTGTAATTTTAAAGGGTTTTTTCAGGGCATTTGATCAGTTTTTTAAAGAGGATCGTATTAGTTTAAAATGCTAGATCAGTGGGTATGAATCTTGGCAGTATAATAGGTTGAAAAGGCTGTATCTGAGTTTGTGGAGTAGTTGTTGTGATAGAGAAGCAAACGGCTCATTTATGGTTCTTGAAAAAATATTTTACCAATAGCGGTGGATGGTGCGCCCTATATCTGATAAAACAGGTAGCCGGCTGTTACATTCACTTTAGCTACAACGTTAGAAGAGAAACAAATGTCTTTGAAGTTTAAATTACGAAGTATACTTCTGTCTTTTTTATGTCTGCTTGTGACCACAGGTGGACTTTGGGCGCAGTCGGCCTCCATTGTCATCAAAGGATTGGTGACGGATGCCGCGGGCGGCGCTCCGATTGCCAATGTAAGTGTTTTTTTTAGCGGGTCTGCCGGCGTATTAACCGACTCAACCGGGCATTACACTTTATTTACTTCCCGTCGTTTTGTGAAGGATAATCACCTGAAGTTTGTCTATGTTGGCTATAAGACGGGTTCTGTGGACA containing:
- a CDS encoding inositol-3-phosphate synthase; the protein is MKQNVQPAEGKLGILIPGLGAVATTLIAGVIASRRGLAEPVGSLTQTGHIRIGKRTENNYPKIKDFVPVAKLEDIVFGGWDVYEDNVYQAASVAKVLDQHLLDSIKDELEQIAPMKAVFDKSYVENLDGHHVKTADSKWDLAQQTIKDIQDFKEKNGLNRIVVIWCGSTEKYFEPSEIHETVEAFEAALKNNDDRIAPSMIYAYAALVQGIPYVNGAPNLTVDTRALVQLSKDTNTPIAGKDFKTGQTLMKTILAPGLEARSLGVRGWFSTNILGNRDGLVLDRPENFKTKEVSKLGVLEDILRPDLHPELYGDLYHKIRINYYPPHGDNKESWDNIDIFGWLGYPMQIKINFLCRDSILAAPVALDLALFADLAKRAGMKGIQEWLSFYLKSPQTKEGLRPENDIFKQLIKLQNTLRYMMGEELITHLGLDYYEEDEA